From a single Paenibacillus sp. FSL W8-0426 genomic region:
- a CDS encoding Ger(x)C family spore germination protein, with product MLNLHKRRAMAMLLLLTVVLSGCWDREEINDIAFVIGIAIDREDNNYRSSLQIALPGQAGSTGSEGGGGGTSGDKSWFMLSNTAKTLRGTSLEGQKSLSRRLYYAHRRTLLIGEELAKEGVAPMLDLLTRYPLNRFSALPIVTRGPAYKVLDADAPIEKFPSEMVRELCLLNMRHPRSLKTFIDSILAEGIDPFLPVASVTENVPENWKNVKTNIKLDGIAIFIKDKLVGMIDKAPADALILAMGEANEPEIMVKAPRGKGDIFIKLNENNSSLRPHVVNGKVSVKIQMYAKGVIVDNESNYGDLRENEIMSLNKAIHQKVKADIEEGVQLLQKKYRADILGVGRAIYRKYPKEWDKLKDRWRDIYPDITVEVEPHIIIENVGIVNKPIGVVEEDIIHD from the coding sequence ATGCTGAATTTGCATAAGCGGCGTGCCATGGCGATGTTGCTCCTGCTCACCGTTGTCCTCTCGGGATGCTGGGATCGCGAGGAAATCAACGACATCGCTTTTGTCATCGGCATAGCCATTGACAGGGAGGATAACAACTATCGGTCAAGCCTGCAGATTGCGCTTCCGGGCCAGGCCGGTTCCACGGGAAGCGAAGGGGGAGGAGGCGGCACCAGCGGGGACAAGTCCTGGTTCATGCTGTCCAATACGGCCAAAACGCTGCGCGGAACGTCGCTTGAAGGCCAGAAGTCACTTTCCAGACGGCTGTACTATGCGCACCGCCGTACATTGCTGATCGGCGAGGAGCTTGCCAAGGAAGGGGTTGCCCCCATGCTTGATTTGCTGACCCGTTATCCATTAAACCGTTTCTCGGCCTTGCCGATCGTAACGAGGGGGCCGGCTTATAAAGTGCTGGATGCCGATGCCCCTATCGAAAAGTTCCCTTCCGAAATGGTACGGGAGCTGTGTCTGCTGAACATGCGGCACCCGCGTTCGCTCAAAACGTTTATCGACTCCATTTTGGCCGAGGGGATCGATCCGTTTCTGCCAGTCGCTTCCGTGACTGAGAATGTCCCTGAAAATTGGAAGAATGTAAAAACAAACATCAAGCTGGACGGAATTGCCATATTTATTAAGGATAAACTGGTAGGCATGATAGACAAAGCTCCGGCAGACGCGCTTATTTTGGCCATGGGCGAGGCCAACGAACCCGAGATCATGGTTAAGGCGCCACGCGGGAAGGGGGATATTTTCATCAAGTTAAACGAGAATAATTCTTCCTTGCGGCCCCATGTGGTCAACGGAAAGGTCAGCGTTAAGATTCAAATGTATGCAAAGGGCGTCATCGTGGACAACGAGTCCAATTACGGTGATCTTAGGGAAAACGAGATCATGAGTTTAAATAAAGCGATCCATCAAAAAGTGAAAGCGGATATTGAAGAAGGCGTGCAGCTGCTTCAAAAAAAATATCGGGCCGATATTTTGGGGGTGGGCCGTGCGATCTATCGTAAATATCCGAAAGAATGGGACAAGCTCAAAGACCGATGGAGAGATATCTACCCGGACATTACGGTTGAGGTCGAGCCGCACATTATCATTGAAAATGTCGGTATCGTCAACAAGCCGATTGGCGTAGTCGAGGAGGATATCATCCATGATTAA
- a CDS encoding spore germination protein, whose amino-acid sequence MAGNKTEGGPSFPNSQNKKHIPLGLPAPPFVRQPIGATHESHLEALKEIFSDASDVVFRNVMISPDVQGLLVYIEGIVNSSDIQEHMLRPLIRGLVEDRTNEPEAPLDDTRVALTQIKKVDSWAEATDGLLESSVLLLVDGSKEGWLFNVKGGVRRGVEEPQTESVIRGPREGFTETLRVNTALLRFKLKTSSLKMLSMTMGTETKTNVVLTYLEGIADPKLIKDVKERLNKIKIDGILESGYIEELIEDHPFSPFPQMHYTERPDTVAGNLLEGRFAIFVDGTPFALIAPVTMWQMLQASEDYYERFFISNLIRWIRFLFVAIALFLPALYIAITTFHQDMLPTTLILSIAAAREAIPFPALVEALIMELSFEALREAGVRLPKTVGQAVSILGALVIGQAAVQAGIVSAPMVIIVSMTGIASFTIPRFNFAITVRLLRFPIMLLAGMLGLYGIVIGLVLISVHLTQMTSFGVPYLSGLSPYHKSDTKDIVMRVPWWKMVRRPSKVDVDQRRMNPNINGSPESEEGW is encoded by the coding sequence ATGGCTGGAAACAAAACGGAGGGAGGACCTTCTTTCCCCAATTCTCAAAATAAAAAACACATTCCATTGGGATTGCCCGCCCCGCCTTTTGTCCGGCAGCCCATCGGTGCGACCCATGAGAGCCATCTGGAGGCGCTTAAAGAGATCTTTTCGGATGCCTCGGACGTGGTCTTCCGAAACGTCATGATTTCGCCCGACGTGCAAGGATTGCTGGTATACATCGAGGGCATCGTCAATTCCTCGGACATTCAGGAACATATGCTGCGTCCGCTCATTCGAGGCTTGGTGGAAGATCGGACCAATGAGCCGGAAGCGCCTCTGGACGACACGCGAGTCGCATTGACCCAGATCAAAAAGGTAGATTCCTGGGCGGAAGCCACTGACGGGCTTCTGGAGTCATCGGTGTTGCTGCTTGTGGACGGCAGCAAGGAAGGCTGGTTGTTCAATGTAAAGGGGGGCGTTCGCCGCGGCGTTGAAGAACCGCAGACGGAGTCCGTCATCAGGGGACCGAGGGAAGGGTTCACGGAGACGCTTCGCGTGAACACGGCCTTGCTTCGTTTCAAATTAAAAACATCCTCGCTGAAAATGCTGAGCATGACGATGGGCACCGAAACGAAAACCAATGTGGTGCTGACCTATTTGGAAGGCATTGCCGATCCCAAGCTGATCAAGGATGTGAAGGAAAGGTTAAACAAAATCAAAATCGATGGCATCCTCGAAAGCGGATATATCGAAGAACTGATCGAGGATCATCCCTTTTCTCCGTTCCCGCAAATGCACTATACCGAGCGTCCGGACACGGTTGCCGGCAATCTGTTGGAGGGGAGATTTGCCATCTTTGTGGACGGAACGCCGTTTGCGCTCATCGCGCCGGTCACGATGTGGCAGATGCTTCAGGCCAGCGAGGATTATTACGAACGCTTCTTCATTTCGAATCTTATCCGCTGGATCCGATTCCTTTTCGTGGCCATTGCGCTTTTCCTTCCGGCGCTGTATATCGCGATCACGACGTTTCACCAGGACATGCTGCCGACCACGCTCATTCTGAGCATCGCCGCTGCCCGGGAAGCCATTCCTTTTCCTGCACTGGTGGAGGCGCTAATTATGGAACTATCCTTCGAAGCATTGCGCGAAGCGGGGGTCAGGCTGCCCAAAACGGTGGGACAGGCCGTCAGCATCCTGGGCGCGCTCGTGATCGGGCAGGCTGCGGTTCAGGCCGGCATTGTGTCTGCGCCCATGGTCATTATCGTATCGATGACAGGTATCGCGTCATTTACGATTCCCCGGTTCAACTTTGCGATCACGGTGCGTTTGCTGCGGTTTCCGATCATGCTGCTGGCAGGTATGCTGGGTCTATATGGCATCGTTATCGGGCTTGTGCTGATTTCCGTGCATCTGACGCAGATGACCTCCTTTGGCGTTCCGTATTTGTCCGGATTGAGCCCATACCATAAATCGGATACGAAGGATATCGTGATGCGTGTGCCGTGGTGGAAAATGGTTCGTCGCCCTTCCAAGGTTGATGTCGATCAGAGGCGCATGAATCCAAATATCAACGGGTCGCCGGAGTCGGAGGAAGGATGGTGA
- a CDS encoding siderophore ABC transporter substrate-binding protein, giving the protein MKKVWLFTLLLALSVVMAACGGAKSAENAGQGNASGTETQASTPAETDGEIVVKHMLGETTVKKNPQKVVVFDYGVLDSLDQLGVEVAGVPQEGVPPYLSKYNDESKYANVGGLKEADFEAVNALKPDLIIISGRLQDSYEELSDIAPTIYMAVDNADYMNSLKGNVTTLGQIFGKEKEAEEAISSIEASIKALNDKVKASGKNALVVLTNEGKLSAYGAGSRFGVIHDVFGFKPADENIEVSTHGQSVSFEYVMEKNPDYLFVVDRSAVVSGQGEAVPAKQVIENDLVKNTNAFKEGHIVYLDPNYWYLSGGGLESMQEMIKEVDANVQ; this is encoded by the coding sequence ATGAAAAAAGTATGGTTATTCACGTTGTTGCTTGCGCTGTCTGTTGTGATGGCGGCATGTGGTGGAGCGAAATCAGCCGAGAATGCGGGACAGGGGAATGCGTCCGGGACGGAAACCCAGGCTTCGACACCTGCTGAAACGGATGGAGAGATCGTGGTCAAACATATGCTGGGCGAGACGACCGTGAAAAAAAATCCGCAAAAGGTCGTTGTCTTCGATTACGGAGTTCTCGATTCCCTCGACCAATTGGGCGTTGAAGTTGCGGGCGTTCCCCAGGAGGGCGTTCCCCCGTATCTGTCCAAATATAACGATGAGAGCAAATACGCCAACGTGGGCGGGCTGAAAGAGGCCGACTTTGAGGCGGTCAATGCCTTGAAACCGGACCTGATCATCATTTCGGGGCGTTTGCAGGATTCGTATGAGGAATTGAGCGACATTGCCCCTACCATCTACATGGCCGTGGACAATGCCGATTACATGAACAGCCTGAAAGGGAACGTAACGACGCTTGGTCAAATTTTCGGCAAGGAAAAAGAGGCTGAAGAAGCCATCTCCTCCATCGAAGCCTCGATTAAAGCGCTGAACGATAAAGTGAAGGCTTCAGGCAAAAACGCGCTGGTCGTACTGACGAACGAAGGTAAATTGAGCGCATATGGAGCCGGTTCCCGGTTCGGCGTAATTCATGACGTCTTCGGCTTCAAACCTGCCGATGAAAATATTGAGGTGTCCACGCACGGACAGAGCGTTTCCTTTGAATACGTGATGGAGAAAAATCCGGATTATTTGTTTGTCGTGGATCGCAGCGCGGTCGTTTCCGGCCAGGGAGAAGCCGTTCCGGCCAAGCAGGTCATCGAGAACGATCTGGTGAAAAACACAAATGCTTTCAAGGAAGGTCATATCGTATACCTTGATCCAAACTACTGGTATCTGTCCGGCGGCGGGCTCGAATCTATGCAAGAGATGATCAAGGAAGTGGATGCCAACGTGCAATGA
- a CDS encoding ABC transporter ATP-binding protein, with translation MIEVRNVTKQYGGVRVVDDVSINIAKGKITSFIGPNGAGKSTLLSMITRLIEKDSGQVLIEGRELGTWKSKELSKKISVLKQSNHINIRLTVEDLVAFGRFPYSQGRLTPEDRLHIQEAINYMDLGPFQKKYLDELSGGQRQRAYIAMVIAQNTEYVLLDEPLNNLDMKHSVQIMKVLRRMVDELGKTVVIVIHDINFASCYSDHIVALKDGRVVQEGRTEDIIDTEVLREVYDMHIPVQWIDGRKICVYFS, from the coding sequence GTGATAGAAGTCAGAAATGTCACAAAACAATACGGCGGAGTCCGGGTAGTGGATGATGTCTCCATAAACATCGCCAAAGGCAAGATCACTTCGTTCATCGGCCCGAATGGTGCGGGGAAAAGCACGCTGTTATCCATGATTACGAGATTGATTGAGAAGGATTCCGGCCAGGTGCTTATTGAGGGGCGCGAGCTCGGGACCTGGAAAAGCAAGGAGCTTTCCAAAAAAATATCGGTGCTGAAGCAATCCAACCATATCAATATCCGGCTGACCGTAGAAGATCTGGTTGCTTTTGGACGCTTTCCGTACTCGCAAGGGAGGCTTACGCCAGAAGACAGGCTGCATATTCAGGAAGCGATCAATTATATGGATTTGGGGCCGTTTCAGAAAAAGTATCTGGATGAACTGAGCGGCGGCCAGCGGCAGCGTGCTTACATTGCGATGGTCATCGCTCAGAACACGGAATACGTGCTGCTGGATGAACCGCTCAACAATCTGGACATGAAGCACTCCGTGCAAATTATGAAGGTGCTTCGCAGGATGGTCGATGAACTGGGCAAAACGGTCGTCATTGTCATTCACGACATCAACTTTGCTTCCTGTTATTCGGATCATATCGTCGCGCTTAAGGATGGGCGAGTTGTGCAGGAGGGCAGGACCGAAGACATCATTGACACAGAAGTGTTGAGAGAGGTTTACGATATGCACATTCCCGTGCAATGGATTGACGGACGTAAAATTTGCGTTTATTTTTCATAA